The following coding sequences are from one Bos indicus x Bos taurus breed Angus x Brahman F1 hybrid chromosome 5, Bos_hybrid_MaternalHap_v2.0, whole genome shotgun sequence window:
- the GPD1 gene encoding glycerol-3-phosphate dehydrogenase [NAD(+)], cytoplasmic, giving the protein MSPLWGGRGVRTWAGAKGRSLPAPSAGKPKRKSGPGLCPIPVPHLSLSFPPLSLALPDSVSLGARLPSPGGRGLAAPTCVGVICSQPAGELGRVAPSWRLRQRSSTMTGKKVCIVGSGNWGSAIAKIVGGNAAQLAHFDPRVTMWVFEEDIGGRKLTEIINTQHENVKYLPGHKLPPNVVAVPDVVQAAADADILIFVVPHQFIGKICDQLKGHLKADTIGVSLIKGVDEGPKGLKLISEVIGERLGIPMSVLMGANIANEVADEKFCETTIGSKNQAHGQLLKELMQTPNFRITVVQEVDTVEICGALKNIVAVGAGFCDGLGFGDNTKAAVIRLGLMEMIAFAKLFCSGSVSSATFLESCGVADLITTCYGGRNRKVAEAFARTGKSIEQLEKEMLNGQKLQGPQTARELHSILQHKGMVDKFPLFTAVYKVCYENQPVGEFIHCLQNHPEHV; this is encoded by the exons ATGAGCCcattgtggggagggaggggggtgagGACCTGGGCTGGAGCCAAGGGAAGAAGCCTGCCAGCACCGTCAGCTGGCAAACCGAAGAGGAAAAGTGGGCCTGGTCTGTGCCCCATTCCTGTTCCCCacctgtctctctcctttcccccccTTTCCCTGGCCCTGCCAGACTCTGTCTCCCTGGGTGCCCGCCTTCCCTCCCCTGGAGGGCGGGGCTTGGCTGCACCCACGTGTGTTGGAGTTATATGCTCCCAGCCAGCAGGGGAGCTGGGGAGAGTGGCACCCAGCTGGCGGCTCAGGCAGAGAAGCAGCACCATGACCGGCAAGAAAGTCTGCATTGTAGGCTCTGGCAACTG GGGCTCAGCCATCGCCAAGATTGTGGGTGGCAATGCAGCCCAGCTGGCACACTTTGACCCACGGGTGACCATGTGGGTGTTTGAGGAAGACATCGGGGGCAGAAAGCTGACAGAGATCATCAACACACAGCACGAGAATGTCAAATACCTGCCAGGGCACAAGCTGCCCCCCAATGTG GTGGCTGTCCCTGATGTGGTCCAGGCTGCAGCGGATGCCGACATCCTGATCTTTGTGGTGCCCCATCAGTTCATCGGCAAGATCTGTGATCAGCTCAAGGGCCACCTGAAGGCCGACACCATTGGCGTGTCTCTTATTAAG GGGGTAGACGAAGGCCCCAAGGGGCTGAAGCTCATCTCTGAAGTGATTGGGGAGCGCCTTGGCATCCCCATGAGCGTGCTGATGGGGGCCAACATTGCCAACGAGGTGGCTGATGAGAAGTTCTGTGAGACAACCATTG GTAGCAAGAACCAGGCTCATGGACAGCTTCTGAAAGAGTTGATGCAGACACCCAATTTCCGCATCACGGTGGTGCAGGAGGTGGACACAGTAGAGATCTGTGGGGCCTTAAAG AATATAGTGGCCGTTGGGGCTGGCTTCTGTGATGGCCTGGGCTTTGGCGACAACACCAAGGCAGCTGTGATCCGACTGGGACTCATGGAGATGATCGCCTTCGCCAAGCTCTTCTGCAGTGGCTCCGtgtcctctgccaccttcttggAGAGCTGCGGTGTTGCTGACCTCATCACTACCTGCTACGGAGGGCGGAACCGGAAGGTGGCCGAGGCCTTCGCCCGCACAGGAAAG TCCATTGAGCAGCTGGAGAAAGAGATGCTGAATGGACAGAAGCTGCAGGGGCCCCAGACAGCCCGGGAACTGCACAGTATCCTCCAGCACAAAGGCATGGTGGACAA GTTCCCTCTGTTCACAGCTGTGTACAAGGTATGCTACGAGAACCAGCCAGTGGGGGAATTCATCCACTGCCTGCAGAATCATCCAGAACATGTGTGA